In Spirochaetota bacterium, one DNA window encodes the following:
- a CDS encoding response regulator has protein sequence MNNNKVILIVEDEQKNLKLLRDLLQVSGYATLEATNGQKGIELARDEMPDLILMDIQLPILDGIKAIEILKIDKTTQNIPIIVLSAFAMDKDKDRIAKAGSDGYLTKPIDIRELLQIVKKYISE, from the coding sequence TAGTTGAGGATGAGCAAAAAAATCTAAAGTTGCTTCGAGACCTGCTTCAGGTTTCAGGATATGCTACACTTGAAGCAACAAATGGTCAAAAGGGTATTGAGTTGGCAAGGGATGAAATGCCAGACCTTATTCTAATGGATATTCAGTTACCTATATTGGATGGAATTAAAGCAATTGAGATACTTAAGATTGACAAAACGACTCAGAATATTCCCATAATAGTGCTATCCGCATTTGCAATGGATAAGGATAAGGATCGGATAGCTAAGGCTGGTTCTGATGGGTATCTCACTAAGCCTATTGATATACGTGAATTACTTCAAATAGTAAAGAAATATATTTCAGAATAA